In a single window of the Phocoena sinus isolate mPhoSin1 chromosome 7, mPhoSin1.pri, whole genome shotgun sequence genome:
- the RTP5 gene encoding LOW QUALITY PROTEIN: receptor-transporting protein 5 (The sequence of the model RefSeq protein was modified relative to this genomic sequence to represent the inferred CDS: inserted 5 bases in 5 codons; deleted 2 bases in 1 codon; substituted 1 base at 1 genomic stop codon): MDGVDVWATTLAQLMAKRKLQDTWELVPEENLASGHLDSSGFQHRLRGLSRLQCGCCQWGWSSAHVHILFHLXWDEDARQGLVKVRVWAQQCRLCPXGGAACHVSLLSVWLFLNKLVQFIAQTCYGEGPGSDQCPEICFGEHCDACGXGVCFFQKPPGPAWGPEVKSPSTSKGRFTLYGGSNVDTPTASQQLCTLGCRLVVDRSRGXPPNSTTVPLSVADFIKNPLSEGRDFFGEREEIVTVPFSLVHEDKGPVADPTGPLTVGRGSPYLPTSSKATSKGKRFPVNIKVPVFHGKGLVLSGTKDMTGFIYKGHGCVSDPDGDEXADDGWGPAFGSSGAITEVTDGDSQRPVTYITGLRHNGXGSVAFPSSLTNVVLEGEDPFDLIYGSLTFPFIFANKGKGGASSAGITEGKGKEDGGSGPATAGREPLPGTNASGPVPISKGSVTISFSVLSIIQSKGSSSDDSGPESNGLSTPGFSKKQRQPGPRVGKSGPGCYWEEDFCWAIGFCFDPCEEVWIWVSMTVCILWIMYLYKFSPDHSPRLQPLGLLRPQAPAPSSGPSSSSRPAARVVLRRPRVAAGGKRSPAMGEAGRRAGYGVAVLVRALYCGSQECLQPGTLVLVSQLMRDAVTTGLHAQPRQALLPGWGQCRAAPPPSSLSDCRPGLDLALCTSGPLAAAFTLL, encoded by the exons gctcCAGTGTGGCTGCTGCCAGTGGGGCTGGTCCTCGGCCCATGTGCACATCCTCTTCCACCTGTAGTGGGACGAGGATGCCCGGCAGGGGCTGGTGAAGGTGCGCGTCTGGGCCCAGCAGTGCCGGCTGTGCC CGGGCGGGGCCGCCTGCCACGTCAGCCTGCTCAGTGTGTGGCTCTTCCTCAACAAGCTGGTGCAGTTCATCGCGCAGACGTGCTACGGGGAGGGCCCAGGCTCCGACCAGTGCCCCGAGATCTGCTTTGGTGAGCACTGCGACGCCTGCG CTGGGGTCTGCTTCTTCCAGAAGCCCCCGGGCCCCGCCTGGGGGCCCGAGGTCAAGAGCCCCAGCACCAGCAAGGGCAGGTTCACCCTGTATGGCGGCAGCAACGTGGACACCCCCACCGCCAGCCAACAGCTGTGCACGCTTGGCTGCAGGCTTGTGGTGGACCGCTCCAGGG TACCCCCCAACTCCACCACGGTCCCCCTCTCCGTGGCTGACTTCATCAAGAACCCCCTCTCCGAGGGCAGGGACTTCTTCGGCGAGAGG GAGGAGATCGTCACTGTCCCCTTCTCCCTTGTGCACGAGGACAAGGGGCCCGTGGCCGACCCCACCGGGCCGCTCACCGTTGGCAGGGGCTCCCCCTACCTGCCCACCAGCTCCAAGGCCACGTCCAAAGGCAAACGCTTCCCAGTGAACATCAAAGTCCCCGTGTTCCATGGCAAAGGCCTCGTCCTCAGCGGCACCAAGGACATGACAGGCTTCATCTACAAAGGCCACGGCTGCGTCTCCGACCCTGATGGAGATG ATGCAGACGATGGCTGGGGACCCGCATTCGGCAGCAGCGGTGCCATCACTGAAGTCACTGATGGAGACAGCCAACGGCCAGTGACCTACATCACCGGCCTCAGGCACAACG GAGGCTCCGTCGCCTTCCCCTCTTCCTTGACCAATGTGGTCCTTGAAGGCGAGGACCCCTTTGACCTCATCTACGGCTCCCTCACCTTCCCTTTCATCTTCGCCAACAAGGGCAAAGGCGGGGCGTCCTCTGCTGGCATCACCGAAGGCAAAGGGAAGGAGGATGGTGGCAGCGGCCCTGCCACCGCTGGCCGTGAGCCCCTTCCAGGGACCAATGCCAGTGGCCCTGTCCCCATCAGCAAGGGCTCCGTCACTATCTCCTTCTCCGTCCTCAGTATCAttcagagcaagggctctagcaGCGATGACAGTGGCCCTGAAAGCAATGGCCTTTCCACCCCTGGCTTTTCCAAGAAGCAGAGGCAGCCGGGGCCCAGGGTGGGCAAGTCCGGCCCTGGGTGCTACTGGGAGGAGGACTTCTGCTGGGCCATAGGCTTCTGCTTCGACCCCTGCGAAGAAGTCTGGATCTGGGTCTCCATGACCGTCTGCATCCTCTGGATAATGTACCTGTACAAGTTCAGCCCTGACCACTCCCCGCGG CTTCAG ccTCTCGGTCTCCTGCGGCCCCaggcccccgcccccagctccggcccctcctccagctcccgCCCGGCCGCCCGCGTTGTCCTGCGGCGCCCCCGAGTGGCCGCTGGCGGGAAGCGCAGCCCTGCGATGGGGGAGGCGGGAAG GCGTGCGGGCTAT GGCGTGGCGGTTCTTGTTCGTGCCCTGTACTGCGGCTCCCAGGAGTGTCTGCAGCCCGGGACGCTGGTGCTGGTCTCA CAGCTGATGAGGGATGCAGTGACCACTGGGCTGCATGCCCAGCCCCGTCAAGCACTGCTCCCTGGGTGGGGCCAGTGCAGGGCTGCCCCTCCCCCGTCGTCCCTCTCCGACTGCCGCCCTGGCCTGGATCTCGCCCTCTGCACGAGT GGCCCCCTGGCAGCAGCCTTCACCCTGCTCTGA
- the LOC116756773 gene encoding uncharacterized protein LOC116756773 gives MHLEMPPAPFPSRGTLLSGTHEDHPAQASRSQRAGKTPRAALRFLAEQPRDACLPGPAAGAHRVSRGRQTEGSSSFRPLTGRQAWCHQARIKARGRHSPGALGTREDTCLKKLRLPARTDLRKMSKSYTLKNPARVSYDAGVIKMFWEKKIELHTTQLQNEDMRIRRSALDRLRSEWARKLERRNQMMLSSQEAPPRPTLPGTPDQPAA, from the exons ATGCACCTGGAGATGCCTCCTGCACCATTTCCGTCTCGAGGCACCCTGCTGTCCGGGACCCACGAAGACCATCCAGCCCAAGCTTCGAG GAGCCAGCGAGCAGGGAAGACTCCCCGGGCTGCCCTCCGGTTTCTGGCCGAGCAGCCGAGGGACGCGTGCCTGCCAGGGCCTGCGGCGGGAGCCCATCGTGTCTCCAGGGGCCGCCAGACTGAAGGCAGCTCGTCTTTCCGGCCTCTGACCGGACGCCAGGCATGGTGTCACCAAGCCCGTATAAAAGCGAGGGGCAGGCACAGTCCAGGCGCGCTGGGGACACGGGAGGACACCTGCCTAAAGAAGCTGCGCCTACCGGCCCGGACAGACCTCAGA AAAATGAGTAAAAGCTACACCTTGAAGAATCCAGCAAGGGTGTCCTACGATGCTGGAGTGATAAAGAtgttttgggagaaaaaaatcgAGCTTCACACTACACAGCTGCAGAACGAGGACATGAGGATCCGCAGAAGTGCCCTGGACAG GCTCCGCAGCGAGTGGGCTCGGAAGCTGGAGAGGAGGAACCAGATGATGCTGAGCAGCCAGGAGGCGCCCCCGCGGCCCACCCTGCCCGGCACCCCCGACCAGCCCGCAGCCTGA